The DNA segment AAGCTGCGGCTGGTGCCCTCCTGATGATGAGTGCCATTCCCCGGGCAATTCTGCTACCCGTTGGGGGGGCAATAGCGGACAGGAGCCCTGCCACAAAAGTGCTCACATGGACGCTGTCGGTACTAGCCGTGCTTGCTGGGTTGCTTGGCACGGTGCTTAGTCTTGCACGACCTTCTGTATCGCAAATCGGGCTGCTTGTATCTGTCTTTGGGATTGCCGTGGCGATGTACTCGCCAGCCGCGTTTGCAGCAGTCGCTCCGATTGCGGGGCGGGAAAACCTACAAACAGCAAACGCCTTGATACAGTTCACGACGCAGGCGGGGCCCTTCCTTGGGTCACTTGCAGCGACGGCCGCTTTTGCAACAGTGGGACTTCGCGCGTCCTACCTTGTAGTCGCGTGCTTGCTTGGTATTGCAACACTGCTTGCTGCCAACCTCGGTAGATTCGATACATCATATGCAGATCAACATCCGCCAACATCTAGCGAGGATGACATGGTTGGGGCCCAGGCGAAGGGCCGCGCAAGGTTCGGAAGCATCATGAGGTCGGTAGAAGTCATCCTCCTGCTGCTAACCTCTGCCGCCATCAACTTGAGTGTTGTCGGGCCGCTCCAAGTCGGCCTCGCGGGGCTGGTCCGCAACGGGTCGGGTACTGGGCCAGAGATGCACGGTGTCTTTGTGGCTGTATTCGGCCTAGGGTCCCTGTTGGGATCAGCGGTCCCTGCCCTGGTCCTCGGGAAGACTGGTACTGATCGCCGCATCTATCGATGGCTGACTGTGCTTGGTGCACTTTGGGTGTTCGTTGGCAAGGATACTGGGGCTGTAACTACAGGCGCACTCCTCTTTGGATCTGGAGTCTGCGTCGCCGTCGTTAGCGTCTTGGTGATATCAAGAATCCAGGGGGTGGTACCGGCCGCGGTGTTGGGTCGTGCTATGGGTATTCTCCTTGTTGCGTCCACGGGGTTGCAGCCTCTGTCCCTGTTATTGGCGGGCTACGGATCAGAGTGGATTGGACCAAGCCGGCTTTTCCTTATCAGCGGTGTTTTTGCTGCTGCTGTGGGATTGGCTTGTCAGGCAATCAGTATCCGAACAGATGCGAAGATGAAAGCCTCGTCTCGAGAAGGAGCGGAGTCCTGAAGCAGTGGTAGACAGCCCCAGAGATACCCATTGGAGGTGAATCGATGTCGATATTGAGACGAGACAACGGTGCATGTCTGGAGGTGGCTCAAATGCCGCAAGCGTGAGTGCCTTCTCGGCGAGGACGCTAAACAACATCACCCCCCACTTCCGCGTGTTGCCTTGCCAGCGCTTTCCGGGTTCTCTCCGTCCCGGGAGACCCCAGCGCTGACCCGGCCGGAGCGGTCCGGTGCCGAAGACGACGTGTCGCGCCTGAGTGTGGGTCATGGGTCTCTCCTTCGCGGCGACTGCAGGGTCACCTACGTCGTGCGGCCGGCGGAAAGTCGCCCCGTCGGGTGGAGCTCGAAGCGCAGGCTCCCCGGCTCCTCACCCGGGCCCGCCGGCTGGAAACCAACCTTCTCGAGGACTCGGATCGACGGCCGGTTGTCTGGCATGGTCTCGGCAACGACGCGCTCGACGCCGGGCCGGCGGAGGGCCCACCCCACCAGGGCCGTCACCATCTCGGTCGCGTAGCCACGCCCCTGAAACGCCTCCAGCACCGCGTACCCGACCTCTGCCACGCCGCCCCGGGGCGGTCCCTTGAAGCCGCCGTTCGCCACGAGGAGGGCCTGTTCCGGCTCCGCCGTGCGCACCAGGCCGTACCAGGCGTACCATCCCACGCTGGCCGGATCGGCCTCGAGGCGTGCCAGGAAGAAGGGGAGGGCGTCGGCCAAGGTCTCCGGAGGCCACGCGTCGGGGACCGCCGCCCGCAGCATGGGGGCCAGTCGCTCGCGGCCGGCCATCTCGGCCCGCACAAGGGTGGCTGTGGCCGGCACCAGCCGCATGCGACGGGTCGGGAGCTCAGGGACGCTCATCGTTCCTCCCGGACCCGCAGGAAGGCGTGGACGACCCGTTCCCACTCTACTTTCCATACGCCGCCTTCATCTCCGCCAGGCCCCACGGGGGGACCTCGGGCGCCCGGCCCGCGGTCCCGAACGCCTCCATCCGCTTCTTGATCTCGGCGGCGATCGCCGCACGGGCGGCCTTCAGATAGGCACGGGGGTCGAACTCCTGCGGGTTCTCGGCCAGGAACTTCCGGACGGCTCCGGTGGCCGCCAGGCGGATGTCGGTATCGACGTTGATCTTGTTGATCCCGCGGGCGACGGCCTTCTCCAATGCATCCAGAGGGACGCCTCGGGCCGCTTCCATCTTGCCCCCGTACCGGTTGATCAAGGCCACGTGCTCTGGCGGGACGCTGGAAGAACCATGAGAGACCAGGTATGTGTCGGGCAGGAGCCGGCGGGTCTCCTCGATGATCTCGAAGGCGATCTTGGGCTCCCCCTTGAACTTGTACGCACCGTGGGAGGTCCCGATGGAGATGGCCAGGGCGTCCACACCCGTCCGCTCCACGAACTCCACCGCCTGCTCGGGGTCGGTGAGCTGGGTCATCCCGGAACCGACGTCGTCCTCGATCCCGCCCAGGGTGCCCAGTTCACCCTCGACGGAGACGCCGCGCGCATGGGCGTACTCGGCCACCCTGCGGGTGACCTCGACATTGTACTCGAAGTCGGACGGCGTCTTGCCGTCTTCCATCAGGGAGCCGTCGATCATCACCGAGGTAAAGCCGAGGTCGATGGCGCGTTGAACGACTTCCATGCCGTTCCCATGGTCCAGGTGGACCGCGACCGGAATCTCGGGGGCGAGCTCGATCGCGGCCTGGATGATGTTGACGAGATACTTGTCCTGGGCGTACTTCAACGCTCCCCGGCTGACCTGGACGATCACCGGTGACCGGGTCTCCTGGGCGGCGGTGATGATCCCCTGCATCTGCTCCATGTTGTTGACGTTGTAGGCGCCCACGCCGAACGGTCGGCCCGCTTTGTGAGCCCGCAGGCTGGCCTCCAGGATTGCTTTGGACGTTACCAGCACGTGGCTACCCTCCTGTCTCACGTACCCTTCCCCAGGCGGCTTCCGCGCTCCGCTGGCAGTAAACGCCGGCGCTTTCGAGCTCCTGGTCCAGCCAGTCTACGGTCTTGGGCACCAAGGCGTCGGCAAAGGGGACCGGCACGATTCGGGTCCCCTGAAGGCCGGTCATCCTTCCGGTGACGCCGGCGAACAGGTAGTCCACGGCAGCCAAGCCGAATCGGGTCCCCAGGATCACGTCGTCCGCGATGGGAGCCAGCCCCCGCAACGTATACCCGAGGTCGGTGGCACGCACCTTTTCGAGCTTCTTCAACCCCAGCCGGTGGCAGATGATCCTCCGCAGGAGCTGGCCCACGCCGCCCAGCTTCGGATTGCCGTGCGCGTCCCGCCCCAGGTCCTCCTCGAGCAAGGCCCTGACCACGGGGATCTCCGCCCTCGCCTCCTGCAGCAGCGGATCCTCCGGGCTGATCTTGAGCCCTTCCGCCACGGCGATGTTCACGTAGCCCTGGCGCCGGTAGATCGTTTCGATCCGCCCCATGAGTCCCGCGAGGTCGACGGCCTTCTCCGGAATCAGGATGACGTCGGCACCGCCGGCGATCCCGATCTCCAGAGCCAGCCACCCGGCCTCACGACCCATGATCTCGACCAGCGAGATCCGGCTGTGGGTCCGGGCGGACTCCGCGGTGCTGCGGAAGGCCGTGGCGCCAAAGGCGACTGCGGTCTTGAACCCGAGCATGGTGTCCGTACCGGAAACGTCGTTGTCCACGCTCTTGGGAGCGGCCACGACCGGAAACCCCATCTCGGCGAGCCCCATGGCGGACCCGATCGTGTCGTCGCCCCCTGTGGCCAGCACGGCGTCGACGCCGATCCTCTTCAGGTTCTCCAGGAGCTTCTGCGGCACATTCCGGCTACGGTTCGCGTCGGAGAAGGGGTTGAAGCGCGAGGAGGCCAGGATGGAGCTTGGCTTGTTCTCCAGTCCGACGACCGCCTCCTTGTCCAAGGGGATCAGGTGCTCCTCGATGTTGTCGGCTGCAGCCCCTTCGAAGGCCTTCCGGATGCCGAGAAACTCCGCCCCGTAGCCCTCGACCCCTCTCCGGACGGCGGCGGCGATGAACGCGTTGATCCCGGCGCAGTCACCCCCGCCGGTCATGAGAGCAATCTTCTTGATCACGGTCGATCGCCTCGCTGCGCCGGTGGTCACTCCCCGGCCTTGTCTGGGATTTTCGTGACAAGACGCGCAAAGTCCTCTGCGAGCCGAAGCGAGGGTGATCGCCCCGAGCGCTACCTAGATCGCCGCCCTGAAGTCCTCATAGCGAACGGCCAGCAGGTCGCGGTCCGGCCTGTTTCGGGGCGATCTCGGCACCCAGAGCCTGCGCCCGTGGAGGGCCTGGAGGCCGTAGATCAGGGTCGGGCCGTCTTCCTCTTCGAGGATGTCCGGCCGGACCTGGATCTCGTAGTCGGGGGTCACCCCCAAGAAGTAGCGGTCAAAGGCGCTGTGGTGGAGGGCGCAGAGGGCCAGGCCGTTGCGAACGGTGGGCTCGCCGCCCGGCTGCGAGTCCGGGACGATGTGGGCGGCGTCGAGGAGTTCCTCGCGCCGGAACCTGCAGAAGGCGCACTGCCGCTGGTACGCCTCCAGGACGCGCTCGCGAAAGGCCCGCTGGTGGAGCCGCACACGTACCTGGGCGGTCGTGTAGCGCCGGCGCATCTCCCGGACCTCGCCGAAGGAATCCTCCGGGGCCGCGGAACCGCCTCGGGGAGGCTCGAGCTCGTAGGGGATATCGACCACGACGGTGACGGCGAGCTCCGAGGGACGGTCGTCCACCACGTAGACGGGCCACGCCGCCAGGTACTCCCCGGGAACCACGCCGTGGAAGTAGATCAAGGGCACCGCACGCTGCCCGGCCAGCCGGAGCCCGCGGTTGTCGGGATGGTCCGGGTCCGTCCCTCGGTACCGATAGCGGAGGAGGCCGTCGCGGTCGAAGGCGTCGTCACAGGGCCCACCGGGTGCCGTCGTGATCGAGAGCGGGATCTCCCGCAACACCCTGGGCTTGAAGATCCCCTGGGGGCCAAGGAGGGGGATCCGCTGGCCGTCCAGGACGAAGCCCTGGAGGAGCAGGGCGCGCGGGAGGACGTCCCCGTACCGTGCCACCTGCTCGGCTACCCACCTGAAGGCCTCGGACCGCACACGGGCGTCGTCCATGTCCTCCAGTCCTTCTGTCCGGAGCTGCCGAACGCGCTCACACGCGGGCTCACGCGCTGACGGGTCGTGACGTCCTCCGAAGATGGCGACCGAGACGGGGGAGAGCCACTCTGCCTTGGCCAGGTACCTGTCGACGGGTTCCCGAGCGCTCGCCATCTCCCCCGGCGTGTCGTGGAACGGTCCGAGGGCGAGCAGGGCGAAGGGCAGGCCCGCGAGCACCTTCCGATGGCACACAGGCTGCACGTCGACCTGGAGGCCGCGCTGGGACAGGGCCCTTCCAATGACTTCGGCGACCTCCCGCGTCGCGCCGTACCTGGTCGCGTAGGCCACGAGTAGAACCATGACCATGCAGGCCGCGAACGAGCCACAGACCTCGACCCCGGCCTTTGGGTCAAGATGGGCATGCTTTCCCTACCGCGGGGGCTTTTCCTTCAAGGGCCCTTTCGCGAGATCGCTGAGGAGGTACTGGCCGATCTCGTCAGCGTGACTTCTTCCGCACTCGATCTGGATGATGCTGTGTGCGCCCAACGGTCGCTGGCGACGACGCCCACT comes from the Limnochorda pilosa genome and includes:
- a CDS encoding HNH endonuclease; this translates as MDDARVRSEAFRWVAEQVARYGDVLPRALLLQGFVLDGQRIPLLGPQGIFKPRVLREIPLSITTAPGGPCDDAFDRDGLLRYRYRGTDPDHPDNRGLRLAGQRAVPLIYFHGVVPGEYLAAWPVYVVDDRPSELAVTVVVDIPYELEPPRGGSAAPEDSFGEVREMRRRYTTAQVRVRLHQRAFRERVLEAYQRQCAFCRFRREELLDAAHIVPDSQPGGEPTVRNGLALCALHHSAFDRYFLGVTPDYEIQVRPDILEEEDGPTLIYGLQALHGRRLWVPRSPRNRPDRDLLAVRYEDFRAAI
- a CDS encoding MFS transporter, translated to MTQAQQGKYPTPEGWYTIIRLPGFGQLWGIHLLTSVAGQFHILALTWIAIELTGSEAAAGALLMMSAIPRAILLPVGGAIADRSPATKVLTWTLSVLAVLAGLLGTVLSLARPSVSQIGLLVSVFGIAVAMYSPAAFAAVAPIAGRENLQTANALIQFTTQAGPFLGSLAATAAFATVGLRASYLVVACLLGIATLLAANLGRFDTSYADQHPPTSSEDDMVGAQAKGRARFGSIMRSVEVILLLLTSAAINLSVVGPLQVGLAGLVRNGSGTGPEMHGVFVAVFGLGSLLGSAVPALVLGKTGTDRRIYRWLTVLGALWVFVGKDTGAVTTGALLFGSGVCVAVVSVLVISRIQGVVPAAVLGRAMGILLVASTGLQPLSLLLAGYGSEWIGPSRLFLISGVFAAAVGLACQAISIRTDAKMKASSREGAES
- a CDS encoding 6-phosphofructokinase encodes the protein MIKKIALMTGGGDCAGINAFIAAAVRRGVEGYGAEFLGIRKAFEGAAADNIEEHLIPLDKEAVVGLENKPSSILASSRFNPFSDANRSRNVPQKLLENLKRIGVDAVLATGGDDTIGSAMGLAEMGFPVVAAPKSVDNDVSGTDTMLGFKTAVAFGATAFRSTAESARTHSRISLVEIMGREAGWLALEIGIAGGADVILIPEKAVDLAGLMGRIETIYRRQGYVNIAVAEGLKISPEDPLLQEARAEIPVVRALLEEDLGRDAHGNPKLGGVGQLLRRIICHRLGLKKLEKVRATDLGYTLRGLAPIADDVILGTRFGLAAVDYLFAGVTGRMTGLQGTRIVPVPFADALVPKTVDWLDQELESAGVYCQRSAEAAWGRVRETGG
- a CDS encoding ketose-bisphosphate aldolase — protein: MLVTSKAILEASLRAHKAGRPFGVGAYNVNNMEQMQGIITAAQETRSPVIVQVSRGALKYAQDKYLVNIIQAAIELAPEIPVAVHLDHGNGMEVVQRAIDLGFTSVMIDGSLMEDGKTPSDFEYNVEVTRRVAEYAHARGVSVEGELGTLGGIEDDVGSGMTQLTDPEQAVEFVERTGVDALAISIGTSHGAYKFKGEPKIAFEIIEETRRLLPDTYLVSHGSSSVPPEHVALINRYGGKMEAARGVPLDALEKAVARGINKINVDTDIRLAATGAVRKFLAENPQEFDPRAYLKAARAAIAAEIKKRMEAFGTAGRAPEVPPWGLAEMKAAYGK
- a CDS encoding GNAT family N-acetyltransferase, giving the protein MSVPELPTRRMRLVPATATLVRAEMAGRERLAPMLRAAVPDAWPPETLADALPFFLARLEADPASVGWYAWYGLVRTAEPEQALLVANGGFKGPPRGGVAEVGYAVLEAFQGRGYATEMVTALVGWALRRPGVERVVAETMPDNRPSIRVLEKVGFQPAGPGEEPGSLRFELHPTGRLSAGRTT